In one Cydia strobilella chromosome 25, ilCydStro3.1, whole genome shotgun sequence genomic region, the following are encoded:
- the LOC134752843 gene encoding uncharacterized protein LOC134752843: MARMSVCYSSRSIISHRGLNYMNDAEELSDAELIKAVNDLKQQIKITNLENDILERTIMRLEPSLMSNIQQAIDYASKLASSPSLGGSFMRSQTSKFDFSPSKILSSPSRASTRRVESSAKIGGTTVFGTGTRINVMARSELISTEMEILMQKLSNARKKAAKQHAMLKAQLEEIELRVVDIEKASAAFNQEVIVDGWDKLAQRIPAEIWIRYMTEWMKICDSQIGKLRLRTSTFNTQYAKFKGQIKVKAELNDMLRPVDFDKIKIENQEALATIEQKTKQLEELKKMTGDANLNLTVHKKAMWEQNSYLAKIIDTIKTKERQTIAIDKERGVIQVEADALASRLTEVKKVRNAYEVPDIMEYVAVKAALGDLQKGAKLLENRLRVQHIALTSLQSKLRIMKA, encoded by the exons TCGTTCCATAATAAGCCACCGGGGTCTGAACTACATGAACGACGCCGAGGAACTATCGGACGCTGAACTGATAAAAGCCGTGAACGATCTAAAACAACAGATCAAAATAACCAATTTGGAGAACGACATTCTTGAGAGGACTATCATGAG GTTAGAGCCATCCCTGATGAGCAACATCCAACAGGCCATCGACTATGCCAGCAAGCTGGCTAGCTCACCCTCCTTAGGGGGCAGCTTCATGAGGTCCCAGACCTCCAAGTTTGACTTCAGCCCGTCCAAGATCCTTTCCAGCCCTTCCAG GGCTTCAACCAGAAGAGTCGAATCATCAGCCAAAATAGGAGGGACGACAGTATTCGGAACAGGAACCAGGATCAACGTAATGGCTCGATCGGAGCTAATTAGCACTGAAATGGAGATATTGATGCAGAAGCTATCCAATGCTAGGAAAAAG gcTGCAAAACAACACGCAATGCTAAAAGCTCAGTTAGAAGAAATTGAACTGAGAGTAGTAGACATCGAGAAAGCGAGTGCAGCGTTCAACCAAGAAGTCATCGTGGACGGATGGGACAAGCTAGCACAGCGAATCCCCGCTGAGATCTGGATAAG GTACATGACAGAGTGGATGAAGATATGCGACAGCCAGATCGGCAAGCTTCGCCTCCGAACCAGCACCTTCAACACACAGTACGCCAAGTTCAAAGGGCAGATCAAAGTCAAAGCTGAACTGAACGATATGCTACGGCCGGTGGATTTTGATaagattaaaattgaaaatcaGGAAGCATTAGCGACTATAGAGCAGAAAACTAAACAG CTAGAGGAATTGAAAAAGATGACAGGAGACGCGAATCTCAACCTGACGGTGCACAAAAAGGCGATGTGGGAGCAAAACTCGTATTTGGCCAAGATAATAGACACTATCAAAACGAAAGAGCGGCAGACGATAGCTATTGATAAAGAGAGAGGGGTTATACAAGTGGAGGCTGATGCTTTGGCTTCCAG ATTGACGGAGGTGAAAAAAGTTCGAAACGCGTATGAAGTTCCCGATATTATGGAATATGTGGCCGTGAAG GCGGCGCTGGGAGACCTGCAAAAGGGGGCCAAGCTGCTGGAGAACCGGCTGCGGGTCCAGCACATCGCGCTCACTTCGCTCCAGAGCAAA CTACGGATCATGAAGGCTTAG